Sequence from the Microplitis demolitor isolate Queensland-Clemson2020A chromosome 7, iyMicDemo2.1a, whole genome shotgun sequence genome:
TGGCAATAAACTTGTCATATTTCttaagtcattaaaaattgtttaatcacccgaataaattagaaaaattataataattaccgtCCGAATCTAATGATAGaaatttctttataatatttaattaatggcaTCTAAACCGcgcacgtaaaaaaaaattattagaaataattacaaatgaatttataatacaagCAATCAATTTGAGATAatggtataaataaataaataataaatttataaataatgtatgGAAAGTAACGATGAAGGTCATTGACCTCTGGCGAATTGGCCAACACAGCCACGAAATAGTGCAGTGCAATAGCAAGTGAAGCATGCATGGCGATTTATTCATGTAGCAAAATGTCCGTATCAACAAACTACTGCCTTACATTACATGAACCaacaaatataaatgtataaatatatatgtagcaGCAACGGATATTGTAAAAACTCTTGTGAGTTTACATTTTGATCCCCTGTCCTATCAAACTCCCATCTATCCTTCAATAGCTcggagttattttatttttatattttttttagtgagcAGTAAAAACAATTTGGCGAAGGGCTAAGGTGCATACGCAAGTACGCTCGCAAATAAAATGTACGTTTGTTTGGTTGAGAGCAGCAATTAGGCAATGTCTATATAAAAACGGGGTTTTTTATTCGGTTAATTTACTTGCCGACTACAATagcttttattataataataagagcaAGAACACGAGCAAGAACAATGCAATGGTAGAAACAATTATGTATTTTGTAATTGCCAAACATaactgtatttataaaattaaataatttaattattcttcaaattcTCTTTACTGAGCTACTGGACTTTAGTTTTTTGTGTATAATAATTAGCGGCAgtggaataattaattataaaaattactattattatttttactttcaaatttttaattttaattattcagtaaagaaattaaaatcaacTTTAATCTCTTtatgcaattttaaaataatttttctttagctACAgggcatttatttaaattaacgggttctatttttaaaatctcgcgccaaaatttaaaacagatggcgctattcaaatttatagaaaatggCCGTGATGccgccaaaaattttttatcgtcacaaataaatgaataagaaaatcaattagctcaaaaaataattaaataaattaaccaaaataaaaaaataaaaaattttttaaaaactcaccaaattcaaaatgaatttcCCCAGCCATTTTCGTTACAACCACAACTATTGTCACTTATTCACTACTTAGTATATTTGTCCacaataaaacttaaaaattaattaaataaaaactcaaattaaaattcacaattcaaattaaaatcttGGTCACTGTAAATCACTTCActagacaaattttttcacatcTCTCACTAAGAGTGCATTCGAAAATTAGTTTGAGTGCAGcagacatcaaaatttttaaaaaatgcgcatttaaaaaatttttaaattaataagcgaattttttataaatattattttttttaattatttactctatttatttataattttaaatttgtctgatatcTGCTACACACACACTCGTCATTCGGAAATGCTCTAGCTCTAGCTCTAGCTATAGCCTAACGTTGGCACATAGATAGAGCTAGAACATTTCCGAATACTTCATAAATATTCACTTACTTCAACACTTATCAGAACAAAACTTCACttacttaattatttgtaaagtatttataattattattaactcatGACACATTTAAATCACTTAGAAAACTAATTATTACTTCCCGGCTTCGAAACGCGTCTACCGGCTGCCGCGTCGCTGCGCCATtttgatttcattttaaatcacGCGCAGGCGCAGTCATTTTTCAACGCGcggtattttaaaaactgaccGAGGTGGCGCCACAGATTCAAAATGGCGTtttgttattgaaatttaattacgtgattattgtttattgttgatttaaaaaatgataattttttaataaatgaatagataaacaattaaagataattagtataaaaaataataataatgtaaaaaatggtgAGGAACATAAGatggtttttattaaataatttatttaaaaataaccccAAACTCGGCTTTTCTgggtacataaaaaaatatagatcaTCACCGAACATCTATAATTACTACAAATCAGCTGAACAATCATCGAATCGTCTATCAGCACCAGTTCACTACGACGTAGACTACCACGatgttaaaagttttaaacaaTTCGTCGATGAATCGTCAATGGAAAGTGAGGAAGCCATCGCTATACTGAGAAAAGAGTTTCAAATCCCAAACGATATCGCTAGGAAGTCTGTgaaagattttgaaatttttcggacACTGTCCAAAGTAACGATTATCAAAAATCATGATCTCTTGGTTGCTGCTGGTGTCGATAAAGAGCTACTCAAAATTCATCCTTACGTACTTGCCAGCACGACTGAAgatttggagaaaaaaatagctaGTTTCGAAACCATGAAGCTGGACATCACTCAAGCACTTTTGCTGTTCAAATTCCAGGCAAGAAGATTAGTGCGGCTGTCAGTTTTAACTGAGTCAGACAAAACAATTATTCcccaagaatttaaaaatcggaTTGAGTACTTGGCAAATCGGTTCGAggtgattattaataatttactagctaattacattatttaattgattaattaattaatgattattttttacagtgcagtATACAGGAATtatgtcaaattttattaatgaataaatattttttgacctTGAATATGAAAAGAATATATGACATCACTGAACACCTCcgtggtaattatttatttacttaacaaaCACTAGTTagtaattaaaacatttttaaaaatcattaacgagttaccaaataaataaaataagttattttatgaTACTACAGTTAGCCGTCATCATTTAAATGGACTTtacaaaattatcataaataatatttttaaaaatacttttctataaatttagaGGCTGGTACCAGGGGAAAAATGATAaggacaaatttatttttatatgggCACAAAGTACCACGAGTGTtagaaagaattgaaaaagcCCGATCTTTTGGAATGAGGCACGTGAAGCCATGGGCAGTGCGCTGTCCAGACAAAGTATTTGCCAGGTAATgcaaacaatatttatttatataaaatttactatcaacGACTAGTTTATTGATTTCAGAATGGAGGAAAATGCTAGATGCCGAATCGAGTACTTGAAACCTCACACTAGTATTAAAGAATACATCATGTCATTATTTAATTGCGACGAGGATTTCGTTGAGGGTCTATTCCGCAAGGATCCGTCGCTCTATATGAGGAACATCAAGACCCTGACGGGCGTGTTGTTGTTCATGCGCGAAAAAGGgtacaaatttgaaaatgtatatttagGAACACGAGCACTTCACTGCCGAGAAGAATCCCTGcgttataaatatgaaaaatgggTTAAGCACGACCTAGGGCAGCCTTCTCTGTCCATTATCTCTTCTTCGATTACCGTCTTTGAGATCTACTTCAACAAAAAATTGCAGCAAAAGTCATTTAAATCGAATGATCGTGAACATTCATAtccttaattaatattattattattgaaaaatacatttttttatagatgtgtaaa
This genomic interval carries:
- the LOC103575495 gene encoding transcription termination factor, mitochondrial isoform X1, encoding MVRNIRWFLLNNLFKNNPKLGFSGYIKKYRSSPNIYNYYKSAEQSSNRLSAPVHYDVDYHDVKSFKQFVDESSMESEEAIAILRKEFQIPNDIARKSVKDFEIFRTLSKVTIIKNHDLLVAAGVDKELLKIHPYVLASTTEDLEKKIASFETMKLDITQALLLFKFQARRLVRLSVLTESDKTIIPQEFKNRIEYLANRFECSIQELCQILLMNKYFLTLNMKRIYDITEHLREAGTRGKMIRTNLFLYGHKVPRVLERIEKARSFGMRHVKPWAVRCPDKVFARMEENARCRIEYLKPHTSIKEYIMSLFNCDEDFVEGLFRKDPSLYMRNIKTLTGVLLFMREKGYKFENVYLGTRALHCREESLRYKYEKWVKHDLGQPSLSIISSSITVFEIYFNKKLQQKSFKSNDREHSYP
- the LOC103575495 gene encoding transcription termination factor, mitochondrial isoform X2 — translated: MESEEAIAILRKEFQIPNDIARKSVKDFEIFRTLSKVTIIKNHDLLVAAGVDKELLKIHPYVLASTTEDLEKKIASFETMKLDITQALLLFKFQARRLVRLSVLTESDKTIIPQEFKNRIEYLANRFECSIQELCQILLMNKYFLTLNMKRIYDITEHLREAGTRGKMIRTNLFLYGHKVPRVLERIEKARSFGMRHVKPWAVRCPDKVFARMEENARCRIEYLKPHTSIKEYIMSLFNCDEDFVEGLFRKDPSLYMRNIKTLTGVLLFMREKGYKFENVYLGTRALHCREESLRYKYEKWVKHDLGQPSLSIISSSITVFEIYFNKKLQQKSFKSNDREHSYP